The Kribbella shirazensis genomic interval CTTCGTCGGCGGACTGCTCGGCCAGTGGGCCGTGTGGACCTGGCGAGCTGTCGAGCTGCTGGCACAGGTCAAGGACGCACGCGCCGGCGACGCCGATGCGCTGGCACTCCTGAACGCCCGGGCGGCCGGCATCACCGCCGCGAACGCCGCCGTGTTCGACGCGGCCAACGGCTTCGCCGGTGTGATCGCCGGAGTCCACGAGGTACTGCGCCGGCAAGGGCTGCTGGCCGGGACCTGGTGCCTGGACGAGAAGGAGACGTTGTCGCCCGGCCAGGCAGACGAACTCACCAGGGTCTGCGCGGCCTATCCCTGGCTCGTCGACGACGACTTCGTGGCGGAGCACCTGGACACATGGCTGAGCTGAACATCCTGTGTGCGGTGGCGCCGGATCTTCGGCGGCAGTTCTTCGGCGTCGACCGTGAGCTGCGTGGACTCGGCGACGTACGGATGCTGGATGATCCGGCGAAGCTGGTCGCGGCCGACTTGGCCGGTGTCGACGTACTGATGACTTCCTGGGCGACGCCCCAGTTGAATGCGCGCCTGATCACCGAGGCGGATGCGCTCCGCTTGGTGATGCACACCGGGGCCTCGGTGAAACCGATCGTCACTCGCGCGCTGTTCGACCGCGGCGTCCGGGTCAGCCAGGCCGGCCAGGGGATGGCCCGGTCGGTCGCCGAGGTAGCGCTGACCTTCACGCTGATGCTGCTGCACCAGGTACCGCGATTCGACCGCGCGTTGCGGTCCGGAGCGACCTGGGATCAGGCCGAGTGTGCGCCGCCGCGACACGAGCTGGCCGGTTGCCGGGTCGGCGTGCTGGGAGCGTCCCGCACGGGCAGGGCGTACCTGGCTCTGGTGCGGGCACTCGGCGCTGACGTCGCGGTATCGGACCCGACGCTGTCCATAGCGGACGCCGACGCGTTGGGCGTTGCCCTCCTGAGCGTCGACGACCTGCTCCGCCGTTCGCAGATCGTCGCTCTGCACGCACCTGTACTCCGCGAGACGCGGCACCTGATCGGTGCTCGCGAGCTGGCGCTGATGCCGGACGGAGCGGCATTGGTCAACACCGCACGTTCCTGGCTCACCGACGAAGCGGCGCTCCTGACCGAACTGCGGAGCGGGAGGCTGTCGGCCGGCCTGGACGTCTTCGACATCGAGCCGTTGCCCGTCGACGCGGAGATCAGGTCATTACCCAACGTCGTACTGACGCCGCACCAGGCCGCGGGCACCGTCGAGGGCCGGCTGCGGCAGGGCCGCATCGTTCTCGACGAGATCGAGCGGTTCCGGACCGGACAGCCGCTCGAGCACGAGGTGACACGGAAGTCGCTGCGATGGATGGGGTGACAATCAGGCAGGCCGTGGCCGGTGATGCCGTTCCGATGGTGTGGCGCGACGCGTTCGGGGAGGTGCCGTGGCAGGTACCCCTGTACGTACAGGACGCAGGCAGATTCGATCGCACATTCGTCGCGGTGTCGGGGCGCACGGTGCTCGCGACCGTCTACTACCTGATCCGCCCGATCCGCGGCGAGGACGGGGCACCCGTCCCGGTCGGGTGCGTCGCCAACGTCGCCAGCCGGCCACAAGCCCGCGGCCGAGGACTGATACGCCGACTGCTCGCCGAGGCGATCATGGACATGGAGAGTCGCGACGTAGCCTGGTCGCTGCTGTTCACCGGCACTCCAGGGGTGTACCAACGGTCCGGCTGGAAGACACTGACACGGCGCTATCGCGCCGGCCGCATCGCGCCGCCCGACCAAACGATCACCGGAATGGACGTCTGGGACGCGAGCCTGCAGGACTGGCCGGTCCTCGCTGAGCTGTACGACGCTTTCAACGCGTCTCGACCACTCACGACGGTCCGCACCGCGTCGGACTGGCAGCGCCGGGTTCGGATCTGGTACGCCGACTCGGAAATCCTCCTCGCAGGGCAGCGGAACAAGCCCGACGGCTATGCCGTGCTGCGATGGGACGCAGGCGAGGCAGAGGTACAGGAGATCGGTGTCAAGTCCG includes:
- a CDS encoding hydroxyacid dehydrogenase codes for the protein MAELNILCAVAPDLRRQFFGVDRELRGLGDVRMLDDPAKLVAADLAGVDVLMTSWATPQLNARLITEADALRLVMHTGASVKPIVTRALFDRGVRVSQAGQGMARSVAEVALTFTLMLLHQVPRFDRALRSGATWDQAECAPPRHELAGCRVGVLGASRTGRAYLALVRALGADVAVSDPTLSIADADALGVALLSVDDLLRRSQIVALHAPVLRETRHLIGARELALMPDGAALVNTARSWLTDEAALLTELRSGRLSAGLDVFDIEPLPVDAEIRSLPNVVLTPHQAAGTVEGRLRQGRIVLDEIERFRTGQPLEHEVTRKSLRWMG
- a CDS encoding GNAT family N-acetyltransferase, translating into MTIRQAVAGDAVPMVWRDAFGEVPWQVPLYVQDAGRFDRTFVAVSGRTVLATVYYLIRPIRGEDGAPVPVGCVANVASRPQARGRGLIRRLLAEAIMDMESRDVAWSLLFTGTPGVYQRSGWKTLTRRYRAGRIAPPDQTITGMDVWDASLQDWPVLAELYDAFNASRPLTTVRTASDWQRRVRIWYADSEILLAGQRNKPDGYAVLRWDAGEAEVQEIGVKSVAAAAALLGAVARRALARGVDRCRLPLPDDPLLTGPTRDLLTTPQSDLTDATAMIRPVSRPSGQFGPEAAHWPADYF